A single region of the Candidatus Neomarinimicrobiota bacterium genome encodes:
- a CDS encoding heavy metal-associated domain-containing protein, translating to MKLIKLLTIGLSLLLVISCSKTDAEDQAAVIKGSKSAMVDLPTMQCGMCERAIETGLSKVNGVVSIDVDVDEKNAAVIYEAGLINLAGIEKAIAKLGYQANETSADSETYADLAKCCKLPEDR from the coding sequence ATGAAACTAATCAAGTTGCTGACCATAGGACTGTCGCTGTTGCTGGTAATTTCCTGCAGCAAGACGGACGCTGAGGATCAGGCTGCAGTGATAAAAGGGTCAAAGAGTGCTATGGTGGACTTACCTACCATGCAATGTGGCATGTGTGAAAGGGCTATCGAGACCGGATTATCCAAGGTAAACGGTGTGGTATCCATTGATGTTGACGTTGATGAGAAAAATGCTGCCGTGATTTATGAAGCTGGCTTGATAAACCTGGCGGGAATCGAGAAAGCTATCGCCAAACTGGGCTACCAGGCCAATGAGACTTCGGCTGATTCAGAAACGTATGCCGACTTGGCCAAGTGCTGCAAACTGCC